The Alnus glutinosa chromosome 3, dhAlnGlut1.1, whole genome shotgun sequence nucleotide sequence tattccttaaATGGACCATGAGAATGGTTATTCCAAGACTGTTCTATTTCACATCCTTGTATTTCAATaaaagctattcatttttttctaatggaatagtcatttcacGTACCAAATGTAATCTAAGAGAAACTGCTTAGAACATCATTCCCATGTACAATGATACAAGACAGAAACCGAaagttcattttcatttttttgggcAAGTAAGAAACCAAAAGGATGCCTAAAcagaaaaatagaaacaaagagAGAAAGCTGCATCAAATATATAGGACAGATGAGCAACTGTCATACCATCAGGCCTTAAATCACAGAGGCCTGATCCAAATGCATATTTTAGTGTAGTTTATAGTGTATCTTCATGCAAATATCAAGTGCCCCTGATTAAGATGTGTACTTCGATGAAACAAATACCGTATCTCAAGCATATGTTATCCTATACTCAACTAACTAAACTATTTTTAGCTTTTTCTAAAAGATGGGTGGGTCCCTTCACTAGAAACTATAGACAGAAAACATaaaacagaattttttttttttgtgataagacataaacaaaatttaataagtTTAAAATATGACCAGAAATTTAGTGCAAGTAAGATGCAAATTCTAGTGAAATAGACCCACATAGATAACATAACATGTAAATGGATTTTTCCAGTATATCACTAATGAACCATAATATCTCATTAACTTTCCAATGGCATCCTTATCAGGTTAATCATCAGTCCTAGGACCAAAATCAccaaataatgaattttttccCAACCTCAACTCCATTCACAAAACCTTTTAACTCCTCAAAGAACTGTCAATCGCATCTTATTCCATCTTTTTTTCTTGCCAAGAACTCCCTAGCAGTCAGCACCATAAAGCATGTGTAACAACACTCTTGTATATGTTTTTAAACTCTTGGCTTAAAGTGCTTACCATTCAGAACTTCAAAAGTATAACTCACCTTCCTCCATCCCACTCCATTTCTATGAGAAACATTCCATACGAATATCAATCAAAGATAATGGAAACAATAGCTTTCGACATTCCCTATCCAATCTGAACCATTGCTAATTTCAAATCCTGCTACCACCATGATTACATTCCGTATCCATATTAATCCAGCTTTCCAAAGCCTCTTTATTCTATGACATCTCTTTCCTATTCTAACAATGACTTTACCATACTCCAGTCTCATTCCAGAACAAAATCTAATCAAACAAAATCATATTAGTTGATGACATTACTTCAAGAAGGCTATCTTACAAACGAGTAATATAACAGCAAAAAACGTGTATACACAATCACACAGAGATTAATggcaaaacacataaaatttccaaaacagaGATGGAAGAAAGAATCACCTGAAGTTCAAGATCCTTCAACTTGTGAGTGACACAGGAAAGGTTGTCTAGTGCATTTTGGACTTCAAATCTGAGGATGTCATTGCCTCTTACTGCTGTTGCAAGTTCAGCTTGCAACTGCTCAACTTCCAGCTCTTTAGAGTACAGCTTCTCTCTTAATAGATTAGTTAGTAAAGTTTCTGCTTTAAGCTCAGATCTTGTAACACCCTATATAAGAAAAAACAGCAACAAGCACTTCAATGAGAAAACAACTAACCAACCACAGATCAATTCAAGCAAACGTATTAACAAGGACATTAAAAAGCATTAAGAAGTAATAAGCAATGAAACTTTATATTCTGCATCCTTGATCCAAAATTTAACAACAATTTAAGCAGCAATTTACCTCTGAAGTTTGATCATTTGGTTGCACCGATCCATCAGCATCAATGCACTTTGACTGTAATTTAGAAGCAGCTGGAGTGGACTTCTCATGCAACAAAGTAGAAATCATCTGCAAACTCCTCGTTAGGCTCTCAGTTCCACGCTTAAATCCTTGAAGTTTCACCTCGGTTTCAACAAAAAATTGTGCATCTAAACCATTCCCGATAACTTCCACACCCTTCTTAGCATCTGGAAGAAGTTGGCCTGCTTTCCCTTTTATGAATTCTAGTAACTTTGAACATAATTGGGTGCTCTCATTAAGCATTGACAGCCCTTGATTCTGTAGGCAACTCGTGCGGGTCCACAATTCCTTATCTAGCTTGAAAGTTAAAGCAATACTCTCTTTCCCATTACCTTTTAAGCGGTTTAATAAGTTTATATTCTCATGTCGAAGAGAATCAACTTCAAGCCCAAAAGATTCCAACTCCCTTCTCAAAGCAAGTTCTACTCCTGTCAACCTCATTTGCTCCATCTGTAATTTCTTCACATGCTGATCAAAGTTCTCTACTGTTTGAAACTTCCCAAGTTTTTCACTGAAACCTTCTCGCAACCCATCTATTGTCTTCTCTTGTTCACTGCAAGTTCTTAGTAATCTTGTAATGGATTTATGCAACTCTTTGCactctttctccttctcttcataatttttttggatGCATTCCCGATCTTCTTCTGCTGCTCTATATTTCTCTTGTAATTCAAAGAGATTTTGTCGTAAATCTTGATTCTCCTCTTTTATTTCCCCAACCTTTGTAGTTAGGTCCTGAAGCTGTTGCTCAGAATTTGTTATAATGCTTCtgctctctctttccctctcgtTAAAAGAAGAAACTTCCCTTTGAAGTGAGACATTATGCTCTGCAAGCTCTCTAACTCGCTCACGAAGCCTCTGCTCCTCTGACTGAAATCTCTCAAGCTTGAATGACCAGTCACTCGACCTTCTGTCTAACTCCTTCTCCAATCCTGACTGAAGCtcattcttctccttctctagTCGTCGGGTTTGGGACTCCAATTCTGCCTTTGCCCATCTGAGTTCTTCCTTAGCAGAAGCCCTCTCAGCAATTTGAGACTGTAAGAGGCTTGAAACCTCAACTGCCAAGCTTATCCTCTCATCTGTTAGGTTTCTAATTGTTTGATTCAACGATGGTACATCAAACCCACCATCTCGAAGAAAGCTTTCCTGCTCAAGTTCTTCAGAAAGAAGCATGATCCTTTCCTGAGCTTCTTTGAATCTTATTCTTAGTTCTGCATCAACATAATCTTCAATTTCATCGGAGTTCGCATCCTCACTTCTACCACTGTGAAAAAGGTTCCGTCTTGGGAAGCCTGTGTTATCCTCCCCATGATACCCAGTAGCTGTTTCATGTGGTTCATCCAATGGATAAATTTTTTGGGCCACACCTGAGTTCGGATTGAAGCGCCCATCCAAGGATCTACCATAAATATCATCAATCGTGATTGGAGTATCATGCCCAAACTCCTTTGAACTTGTTTTGGGGAAAACATTACACTGGGAGAGTCTGTCAATAACATTCTTCGCAAGTCTCCTTGGAGATTCATGCCCAAATCCATTTTCTGCCCAATCTTTGGGTGAGAGCCGAAGCCGGGAACTTTTGACTTCCCTGAATGAATGAGCCCTTGGTTTCTCTTTGACACCTTCTGTTGGTGAATTAGGTGCCATATACTGAACTCGTGGGGGAAGCCTCTCAGCATTTCCAGTATAATTTCTCTGAGAAGAACAATTATTAGTCCTGCTTCTTTCTTCTAGTTGTTCTCCATCAATGAAGCGGTCCACAATCTTACTTGAAACATTACTAGAGCAAATGGATGATGAGTCATTATAGGTTCTGGAAGAACCAGCAGAACCAGGCCTCTCTAATCTGTGGGCATTTTGAATAGCTGGCTCTTGAAATCGTTTTTCCTTATATTGCCTCTTAGGAGTAATAGTCCGACAACTAGCACATAAAGGTAGCCAAGTAAAGTtagtctcaaaaaaaaaaatataataaaccaGGTTTCCCAATatgataaatataatttttccaagtttacaaataaaataagctTCAGGCAACAAGCTCATGAGGTTCATATGAATTAGCTGTTCTATAGACTCACCGAGATGAATGATCACATTGGTTATGTAGAGTACTGCTTGTACTACTGGAAGGAGATCTACTTCGATCGTTCAAGCAAGAAAAATCGGTTTGTCCCAGCACACCACCAAAGGCAGCTGCTGAAAATGAGCGGCTCCTTCTAAGACCTGAACTGGTACTGGAGCTTTTGCAATCAGATGCATGCTTACGAGATTTGGAAAACAGGTTCCTAGGACTCCTATAGCTATTCTCAGCTTTGTCATTAGCCCCACTTTCCAAGGAGTTCTCCCAATAAACTTGCTTATCTGTTGATTGTGGAGGAACCCCGTTGTTGTTTCCATTGCTAGATGCAGATGATCTGAAAAAGAATAGCTTCTTCATGAGTAAATGTTCAGCAGGAACTGCTAACTGTAGTTCATGAAAGTTTCCAGCCTTCAGTCGTGATCTTTTTAGGCCAAGCTCTAAAAAAGATGAGATCTCACTGAACCTggaattaaacaaaagaaacaacaaaccCACACAAACATCACTGAGATTGCtgggaaggagaagaaaagtgAACCAGAGGAGGCATTAAAATAAATCTTGATTCAGAGATGCACAGCACATGCAAGCTCATcaataagggttttttttttttttttttttaaaaaaaaaaagagagagagagaaaaaaaaaaaagagagcctGCAGCAAGAGAATAGTAATTATGATTAACCTGaagaattgaaaagaaaagcaatAACAATGGCTGGAATAATATCATTTATATATTGGCCACCAAATTAAAGGTTGGGAACTCCACAACAGATTGTCTTCATATCAGTGGGAGAAAATTTTCAGCATCATCCCCTTCAAAAAGATTATTTTGTACAAAtcccaacaaacaaaaaaaatccaacattgCCATGGCCACCAAAACAAGAAGTATGTTTACAAAATAGTACATAAAATATACAACACGAGGATTCACTCCCCACaagcaaaaaaaacaaaacaaaactagatTACACATATTtagataatataaaaatatcttatcaaaaaaatattacacatatttagaaaaataaataaatatataacaaaactaaactaAGAAATTCAACCCAATAACTTTCAGCCATTTCCATGGTTTGACACACATCTaaatgtcaacaaaaaaaaaacttcaacacACGACCAACAGTAAAGTAGAAGCAGCACACAGAAAAttggaaggaaaaaagaaaaaggacaatGTCAAGAAGTTCTTCATACCTTTTTACCCACAAAGAAATCCCTGAAGCTGATAACAAGAGACCAACAAATGAGACTATATACTACTCCTGCACCcacaagtcaaaaaaaaaaaaaaaacagataaataAACTGAACAAAGTTTCTCTAGGAATTATTTTATGAGAACATTAACAAGAGAGCTGCAAGAGCTCCGGATACT carries:
- the LOC133864283 gene encoding uncharacterized protein LOC133864283, translated to MKKLFFFRSSASSNGNNNGVPPQSTDKQVYWENSLESGANDKAENSYRSPRNLFSKSRKHASDCKSSSTSSGLRRSRSFSAAAFGGVLGQTDFSCLNDRSRSPSSSTSSTLHNQCDHSSRCRTITPKRQYKEKRFQEPAIQNAHRLERPGSAGSSRTYNDSSSICSSNVSSKIVDRFIDGEQLEERSRTNNCSSQRNYTGNAERLPPRVQYMAPNSPTEGVKEKPRAHSFREVKSSRLRLSPKDWAENGFGHESPRRLAKNVIDRLSQCNVFPKTSSKEFGHDTPITIDDIYGRSLDGRFNPNSGVAQKIYPLDEPHETATGYHGEDNTGFPRRNLFHSGRSEDANSDEIEDYVDAELRIRFKEAQERIMLLSEELEQESFLRDGGFDVPSLNQTIRNLTDERISLAVEVSSLLQSQIAERASAKEELRWAKAELESQTRRLEKEKNELQSGLEKELDRRSSDWSFKLERFQSEEQRLRERVRELAEHNVSLQREVSSFNERERESRSIITNSEQQLQDLTTKVGEIKEENQDLRQNLFELQEKYRAAEEDRECIQKNYEEKEKECKELHKSITRLLRTCSEQEKTIDGLREGFSEKLGKFQTVENFDQHVKKLQMEQMRLTGVELALRRELESFGLEVDSLRHENINLLNRLKGNGKESIALTFKLDKELWTRTSCLQNQGLSMLNESTQLCSKLLEFIKGKAGQLLPDAKKGVEVIGNGLDAQFFVETEVKLQGFKRGTESLTRSLQMISTLLHEKSTPAASKLQSKCIDADGSVQPNDQTSEGVTRSELKAETLLTNLLREKLYSKELEVEQLQAELATAVRGNDILRFEVQNALDNLSCVTHKLKDLELQTLKKDENINQLQSNLQESLKELTRMRAILPKVSEERDLIWEEVKQYSEKNMLLNSEVHALKKKVEALDEDVLLKEGQITILKDTLVKKPFDLLASPDSLQDFLLE